In Pseudonocardia sp. EC080619-01, the following proteins share a genomic window:
- a CDS encoding acetyl-CoA C-acetyltransferase, translated as MGEAYIVDAVRAPVGRRKGGLSGEHPADLGAHPIRHLVERTGIDPTAIEDVIYGCLDQIGAQAGDIARTCALVAGLPESVPGVTIDRQCGSSQQAIAFGAQAVMSGTADLVIAGGVQNMTRYPIMSAWQAGETYGDGDPFSGSAGWRARYGDAEISQFRAAEMIAEKWSISREDMEAFALESHRRALRAIDEGRFDREIIAYGEVSADEGPRRDTTMEKMAELKPLADGGRVTAAVSSQISDGAAAVMIASETAVRTHGLTPRARVHHLSVRGDDPTWVLTAPIPATAYALSRTGLSIDDIDVVEINEAFASVVQAWIKETGADPERVNPNGGAIALGHPLGATGARLCTTMLHELERTGARYGLQTMCEGGGQANVTIIERL; from the coding sequence ATGGGTGAGGCCTACATCGTCGATGCCGTCCGGGCGCCTGTCGGACGTCGGAAGGGGGGTCTGTCCGGGGAACACCCCGCGGACCTCGGAGCACATCCGATCCGTCATCTGGTCGAGCGGACGGGGATCGACCCGACTGCGATCGAGGACGTCATCTACGGCTGTCTCGATCAGATCGGGGCCCAGGCAGGCGACATCGCGCGGACGTGCGCCCTCGTGGCCGGTCTTCCGGAGAGCGTTCCCGGAGTCACCATCGACCGGCAGTGCGGTTCCAGTCAGCAGGCGATCGCCTTCGGGGCTCAGGCCGTGATGTCGGGGACCGCCGATCTTGTGATCGCCGGCGGTGTACAGAACATGACCCGCTATCCGATCATGTCGGCCTGGCAGGCGGGCGAGACCTACGGCGATGGGGACCCGTTCAGCGGCAGCGCCGGATGGCGTGCCCGTTACGGCGACGCCGAGATCTCGCAGTTCCGCGCAGCCGAGATGATCGCCGAGAAGTGGTCGATCAGCCGAGAGGACATGGAGGCGTTCGCGCTCGAGAGCCATCGCCGAGCGCTTCGAGCCATCGACGAGGGCCGGTTCGACCGGGAGATCATCGCCTATGGCGAGGTCTCCGCCGACGAGGGCCCGCGGCGGGACACAACGATGGAGAAGATGGCCGAGCTCAAGCCGTTGGCCGACGGAGGGCGGGTGACCGCCGCTGTCTCGAGCCAGATCTCGGACGGAGCAGCCGCGGTCATGATCGCGTCTGAGACCGCGGTCCGGACGCACGGACTCACCCCTCGGGCTCGTGTGCACCATCTCTCGGTGCGCGGCGACGACCCCACGTGGGTGCTGACGGCGCCCATCCCCGCCACCGCGTACGCGCTGTCGCGGACCGGGCTGTCCATCGACGACATCGACGTCGTCGAGATCAACGAGGCGTTCGCGTCGGTGGTCCAGGCGTGGATCAAGGAGACCGGGGCGGACCCCGAGCGTGTCAACCCCAACGGCGGCGCCATTGCCCTCGGGCATCCTCTGGGGGCCACCGGGGCGCGGCTGTGCACCACGATGCTCCACGAGCTGGAGCGGACCGGTGCCCGCTACGGGCTCCAGACCATGTGTGAGGGCGGTGGCCAGGCCAACGTGACGATCATCGAGCGGCTCTGA
- a CDS encoding SCP2 sterol-binding domain-containing protein: MPGFADEDELYKYVGAIFERGFADDELGPKMAATAMVFETRCTEPEASIVVDMAGKKVHRGGDAGRPTPDAALLMTTETANAYWQGKVNLPFAMARNKIKVEGDVAKLLSLSPLAKKLFPQYVEILEADDRSDLLL; the protein is encoded by the coding sequence ATGCCCGGCTTCGCCGACGAGGACGAGCTGTACAAGTACGTCGGAGCGATCTTCGAGAGGGGATTCGCCGACGATGAGCTCGGTCCCAAGATGGCCGCCACCGCCATGGTGTTCGAGACCAGGTGCACCGAGCCGGAAGCGTCGATCGTCGTCGACATGGCCGGGAAGAAGGTCCACCGGGGAGGCGATGCGGGCCGACCGACCCCGGATGCCGCTCTGCTCATGACCACCGAGACGGCCAACGCCTACTGGCAGGGCAAGGTCAATCTGCCCTTCGCGATGGCACGGAACAAGATCAAGGTCGAGGGTGACGTCGCCAAGCTGCTGTCGCTGTCACCACTGGCCAAGAAGCTGTTCCCGCAGTACGTCGAGATCCTCGAAGCCGACGATAGGAGCGATCTGCTCCTCTGA
- a CDS encoding enoyl-CoA hydratase/isomerase family protein, with the protein MNEDRVRLTVVAGVAEIHLSRPAAGNAIDPEMVESIDEAVRAVEADDTVRSVLVTAAGPAFCVGGDLRFFRDRIDRLHEDLSSMIGTWHRSTLRRLSELRVPVVAAARGGIGGGGLGLLWGADVVIVSDNAKLATGFTRLGMTGDGGSTWHLPRLVGMRKAQQLALRSTPVEAEEALKLGLVSQVVSDDRLEETARAEAVELASGPTWAYGRIKDLLRESGERTYADHLVAELDAMLDGAERSDIREGVIAFVERRRPEFDGR; encoded by the coding sequence ATGAACGAGGACCGGGTCCGGCTCACTGTCGTCGCCGGCGTGGCAGAGATCCACCTCAGTCGGCCCGCCGCCGGCAACGCCATCGACCCGGAGATGGTGGAGTCGATCGACGAAGCCGTGCGCGCGGTCGAAGCCGACGACACGGTACGCAGCGTCCTGGTGACCGCTGCCGGGCCGGCCTTCTGCGTGGGCGGGGATCTGAGGTTCTTCCGTGACCGGATCGACCGCCTCCACGAAGACCTGTCTTCGATGATCGGAACTTGGCACCGCTCGACCCTGCGCCGACTCTCCGAGCTGCGAGTACCGGTGGTCGCGGCAGCGCGCGGTGGGATCGGCGGCGGTGGGCTCGGCCTGCTGTGGGGAGCCGACGTCGTCATCGTCTCCGACAACGCAAAGCTAGCCACGGGTTTCACCCGGTTGGGGATGACCGGCGACGGCGGCAGCACCTGGCACCTCCCGCGGCTCGTCGGAATGCGCAAGGCCCAGCAGCTCGCACTGCGATCGACGCCGGTCGAGGCCGAGGAGGCTCTGAAGCTGGGGCTGGTCTCCCAGGTCGTGTCCGACGACCGTCTCGAGGAGACCGCCCGGGCCGAAGCGGTCGAGCTGGCCTCCGGCCCGACGTGGGCCTACGGACGCATCAAGGACCTGCTGCGCGAAAGCGGCGAACGAACCTACGCCGACCACCTGGTCGCAGAGCTCGACGCCATGCTCGACGGCGCCGAGCGCTCCGACATCCGCGAGGGCGTCATCGCCTTCGTCGAGCGCCGGCGCCCCGAGTTCGACGGCAGATAA
- a CDS encoding NAD(P)/FAD-dependent oxidoreductase has protein sequence MTTDDPHLVVVGASLAGLRAVEAARDAGHQGAITLVGSESHLPYDRPPLSKAYLDEGDLPAVEFREEAHLRDELGAELVLGAPATALDGDARELHVADRRIPYDALVIATGARARRLPGDDLPGVHTLRTLDDAVAVRSALQAGARTVVVGAGFIGSEVASGARKRGLPATIVEMQATPLVRSVGEEMGAALSALHTDHGTDLRCGVGVESLIGADRVTGVRLTDGSSIDADLVVAGVGAIPETEWLDSSGIGIDNGVLADGTLATGLPGVYAAGDVVRWKNPVFADLPTGGLMRIEHWTSAAEQGGLAARNALDPASAMPYSTVPYFWSDWYDSRIQFVGVAAADEIRVVSGSVEDRKFVALYRTGDRLTGALTLDRRADVMKYRVQIGRGTSWTDALEFAEKRNAAAAARA, from the coding sequence ATGACGACCGACGACCCGCACTTGGTCGTGGTGGGTGCTTCGCTCGCCGGGCTCCGTGCCGTCGAGGCTGCGCGCGACGCGGGCCACCAGGGTGCGATCACGCTGGTCGGGTCCGAGTCCCATCTGCCCTACGACCGTCCGCCACTGTCGAAGGCGTATCTGGACGAGGGCGACCTTCCTGCGGTGGAGTTCCGCGAGGAGGCCCACCTCCGGGACGAGTTGGGTGCCGAGCTTGTCTTGGGCGCGCCCGCGACGGCGCTGGACGGAGACGCCCGCGAGCTTCACGTCGCGGACCGGAGGATCCCGTATGACGCGCTGGTGATCGCGACCGGTGCGCGCGCACGGCGGCTGCCCGGCGACGACCTTCCGGGTGTGCACACACTGCGAACTCTCGACGACGCCGTGGCCGTACGGTCTGCGTTGCAGGCCGGAGCACGCACCGTCGTGGTCGGTGCCGGCTTCATCGGCTCCGAGGTCGCTTCGGGTGCACGCAAGCGCGGGCTCCCCGCCACCATCGTCGAGATGCAGGCCACGCCGCTGGTCCGGTCGGTGGGTGAGGAGATGGGCGCCGCCTTGTCGGCGCTCCACACCGACCACGGCACAGATCTGCGATGCGGAGTCGGCGTGGAGTCGCTGATCGGCGCAGACCGGGTGACGGGGGTGCGCCTCACCGACGGCAGCTCGATCGACGCCGATCTCGTCGTCGCCGGTGTCGGCGCGATCCCCGAGACCGAGTGGCTGGATTCATCGGGGATCGGGATCGATAACGGGGTGCTGGCCGACGGGACGCTGGCCACCGGCCTGCCCGGCGTCTACGCCGCGGGCGACGTGGTGCGCTGGAAGAACCCGGTCTTCGCCGACCTGCCCACCGGCGGGCTGATGCGGATCGAACACTGGACGAGCGCAGCGGAGCAGGGTGGGCTGGCCGCGCGCAACGCGCTCGACCCGGCCTCGGCGATGCCCTACTCGACAGTGCCCTACTTCTGGTCCGACTGGTACGACAGTCGTATCCAGTTCGTAGGTGTCGCGGCCGCCGACGAGATCCGGGTGGTGTCGGGCTCGGTGGAGGATCGCAAGTTCGTCGCGCTCTACCGGACGGGGGACCGGCTCACCGGTGCACTCACGCTGGACCGCAGAGCCGATGTCATGAAGTACCGCGTCCAGATCGGCCGCGGGACGAGCTGGACCGACGCGCTGGAGTTCGCCGAGAAGCGCAACGCGGCCGCGGCCGCCCGCGCCTGA